The sequence below is a genomic window from Schistocerca nitens isolate TAMUIC-IGC-003100 chromosome 4, iqSchNite1.1, whole genome shotgun sequence.
aacattattacatccaGTAGGTCACCATTATGCAAATAAAGCAGgatttcattacagcaaataaaatAAGTTCTCCAATTCTCATTTCACACAATAGATATCTGAATGAGTAATACTATTTTAGTCTGCCAATACAGAAACTTAAACATCTTTAATATGAGATACAGAAAAGTAAATTATTACAACTTACTTGTATTACCACAACTCTCCATCCTTTTCTTTTGCTGGAACTTCAATGATACGAGGTTTGTCAATTATTCTTGCAGAGCGATTCCCTTTCTCTACTATACCAATTATCCATGCCTGGTAACCTTCCTGTTTCTCAATATCTTTACAGTATGCTGCTGCTTGTTCTCTTGGTAGGCAAATTAACAACCCCCCTGATGTCTCAGGGGAATGTCCTTGGAGAAGTTGAAACATATTACCACATGCTTTTGCAACAGCTGCCATTTTAGCTATAACTGGTAAGTTATGAATCACAAAAGACACCTCATTCTTTTGATGTCTAGCAAGATTTTGAGCGTGACCAAGTAATCCAAAGCCTGTAACATCTGTCGCACCATGTGCGTTGTACTTGTGCATCAAACGAGCTGCTATACGATTAAGTCTTGCCATGGAATCCATCGATCTCTGATAGGCCTTTCtaacatcatcctctgacacaacAAGTTTAATGCGGTTCCATCTCTCTGGCTGCTCTAACCACTGATGTGCATTAACTGCTACTTGTGTGCCTAAAGGCTTAGTCAAAACCAATACATCTCCAACAACTGCATTATCAGGAACAATATATTCATTTGGTTGGCACACAGATGTCGCTACACCTCCAATTGTACACCAGGGATTCACAACAGTTTGACCTCCTGTCACGGTGGTGCCTGCCTCCCACGCCGAATCCTTAAATCCTCTCATAATCAGTGGAATAACAACATCCCTTTCCTTTTCAGTCATTTTTGTTGACACACCAAGTAACATCAGCATGTTGTCGCATTCCGTAACACCCATGGCGTAAAGATCACTCAACACATTGGCACAAGCAATCTTACCCATCATGTAGGGATCGTCAACTAATGGATAAAAGAAATCTGTTGTTTGCACAAGACACAGCCCTCCATGCCTCAGTGGAGTCACGGAGGAATCCATACCAATTCCAATACGAGGAATATGCATATGCATGAAGTGTGCATGTTCATCCTGTGCATTGTTATCGTCTTGCTGGAGCCCCTCGAGGAGTTTCCACAGAACCTCCTGAGGAGCTTTACACCCTCATCCTTTCAGATCAGCAAAACGCGTCAGACGGAAAGTAGCGTCTAACTCATGTGCAACAGGATCAAAAGGCCTCCTTAATGCAAATGCGTTTGGATTACCTCCTAACTCCAACTGTGCTACGGATAACGCATCTTGCGACACTGCTGGCCCCTGAAGTTCTGCCATACTGCCGCAATTTGCAGAAAAGTTGGTAAAAATGATCAAATATTACACAACACAACTAAACGCTCAATGCCTCCAACCTCTCGACAGATTACAAAATGGCGATACGATGGCGTTCTATTGTTCCGAGCGCTTGGTCGGCGGGATTACGAAGGGTGCATTCCATTGGTGGGTCTTTGCACCGAACTTCCTTGCTCTCGATACATGAAATAGcaaagaaatttttcagagcaaAAATCCTAATTGTTAGTTGAAACATTCTTCATATACATATTTTTAAGAGAAATAATGTTTTCAAACAACATAAAGTAACTTAGACCTGTTACTGAGAAATAAACATGTGAATGAATAGCATTTTAAGTGTTAAATGAAGGCAATATTGGTAAGTTGTTCCTTATAAATACTATTATAGATTCTTAAAGTAAGAATATCAATTTTGGATTTGCATAGAAGCCTTTCTCACATTGCACATTTTTCTAAGAACTTAGTTGTGCGCATGTGTTCCGCCCCTCCGGCTCAGGAAGTCCATAAGCAGTACTGTGATCTTTAAGCTCTGTAACGATGACAGTGATACCAATATGAAAAGCAGAAATAGAAAGAGCAACTTAAATTTGTGTTATGGGTGAGAGAGGAAGTAGCATTTCTGTCGAGGAATACGAAGTATGCGCGGGAACGCTTGGGTACCACTACATCTTGTCCGTTCGCAGTATCATCGTAATAAAGCCCAATTTTGCTTGGTTTATCTCCTAATAGACGAGACATGTAATGCCTGAAAATATACTAACGTAGTTTGCTTTGTAATACTTTGCGTAGTTGAAAATACGGTTTAATATTCGTTTTTGCAGAAGTGTTACCAGATAGTCGGATATCACACAGCACATGATAGAGACTAAGATACGAAGTGGGATGCTGTCAtctttttgtgaaaaaaatattttgcgtgTTCATCCTACTAAAAAACTTAAGCTATGAAGTTACTATTAAATGCGAGTGGCAGGTGGGTTGATGATGttgtaaattaacaaaattacTCATTTCAATCCAGAATCGCCTGTGACTAGCTAAAAGTTAATGAAACGTAAATAAACGAGACGCAGTTAAAGATCAGAAAGTTTGTGAGTCACCGGTTTTCTCGGCGTGATTGGAAAATTATGTGCTTCCAGATGGAATCGGCAACTTCGTTGAACAATTTTAAACGCGTCATTAATCAGGACATATGGTTCTCATATTAAGTGAAATAATGTTAATGGTGTATATGTGCGGATAGCAGATGTAAGCGTATCGCTAGAAGAGTGTTCTTCGTTTCAAGAGTATTTCTTTGTAGACTGAACAACGGACACATGCCTACATCTCGCAAAGTGTTTTCTTACCCTGGCCCAAACTTCAGATTCCCATGCAGATCCTGTTAATTTGTCAGTTGTTTTGTTGCAATATTTTCGTATTGCGACGTATTGTTTACGATTTTCAATAGAGTGGTGAAACAGTAATACTTTTGTACAGTCAGTATTAAACTGTTAATGGGCAGAGTAGAAACTGTTAGAAGAAATACTTGGAAAATAGTACAGAAAAAGGAAGACGTCAAGAGAATTCGATAGGAAAACTAATATAAGTGAAGCCCAAGTGTGGAATGAAAAAATGACAAGGGAGAATGGGAGACTGTCTTAGGAACTAGAGAAAGAAAGGGGATGAGAGATGGGACAGATGAAGGATAGGGATTATTGAGACAGATTGTAACAGATATGCTTGAAACCATGCTGTCAACCTTCCCGCCACCCCCCTACTATAGTGTAAGAGGAATGGAATTCTTCTATAACATATTCTGTGTTTAGCAAACACATTGATATACTATATGCTAATCGTTGTCCTTGGTCCATCACCTTTGCCCAACCATTTCCTCATTACTGCCACCATGCCATCTGTACACCCACCTTTTTCTTTCCTTTGCCAATTCTCATTTTCTTTACTTCCTTCCATTAATGCAGCTCCTACACCAACCCCAGCTAAGATCATTGCTAGTCGTAAAAGATTTGCAGTGTCTAAAATTCATACTGCTCTGGTTTTTAACTCTTCCGGTATATAATCAGCTACAGTGCTGTCTgaacagtaaagtttttttttatgaagGACAAGGTAACTCATATCACAACATTTTCATTTACCTCtgcatctatactttgcaaaccactgtgaggtgcatggtggagggtacatcccactgtaccagtttttAGCGTTTCTCTCTGTTCCATTATGGTgattctcacgatccctatgtgagcaatatgttgggaattgtaatatattcctagagccaccatttaaagccggttgttgaaactttgttaatatccTTTTTTTGGGAAGGTTTACAGCTATCTTCAAaagccttccagttcagttccttcagtatctctgtgaaactctgccatggattaaacaaacatgCTGCCTGTCTCTGTAGATGTTCAATTtccactgttagtcctatttggtatggtctCCCACACTCAACCAATACTCTAGAACCGGTGGAACAAGTGATTTGCAagcggtctcctttgtagactggttgcacttCCCTAGCATTCTACCGTTAAACCGAAGTGTACGGTACGACCTGCTTTACGTGAATGGAGCTAACATTGTTGCACACCAAcacattgttgcttatttcatttcatttcagtaacccTGAAGATCTGGATGTATATGCACTATGCATTTGTTGTGAAAACATTGTTTTGAATTAGCAATTCTTACTTTGTAACTCTGGGATCAGTTCTGCCAGGACTTTCAGGAGGATCAAAAAGGACAGGTTCTATTCCATAAAACAATTTTATTAAGGATGAAAGAAAATACAGCTTCAGCTCTAAAATGACAATTAGCAGGTCCCTTATCAACCCAAAAACCAGAAAACTCCAATAAGTTAGACAGGTTGTGaacattagttacatgatccagtTTGGAAAGCATGCTTCTGCTATGCATGCCTCTGACCACAGTGTAATATGAATACTTCATTAGAATTTACACTTTCATCATTACAAATAGCCATGGTTCAGCAATGGAATTCCAAGGTCACTCAGACTATGTAATAGTTGAAGAACAAATGCTTCGCTGGGTGAAGAACAAATGCTTTGCTGGGGATATTGATCTCATGATGAATGACAAAGCTCGTTTCCATTTATTTGATTATGTTCACTATTTAACTTATGCTGTTTGTTAAATAAAATCCCTAAAGACTTGCAATAACATGTCTTCAACAGTGATATGGTGACTTGAAAGTAGTTGTATCTCATTCAGCAATAGTTCTTAGAGGGGGATGGCagaattgtgaattgtgttttattcatctcatggtgTACAATTGCAATCCATTTTGtttgtgtacaggagacatgtcaataatttataaaacagttacaatgatttttacattaataaataatagcactataataaggatatttcttggaatatgtaatACATTGTATCCAACTCAAATTTCCTGTTTGTCccacatgaattcatccactgagtaataacacttcagtgttaGTACCTCATATAGGTTTCTTTTAAGTGAATCTAAATTCATCTGCATAAACTGTTTCCCTtttaatttacttcaaattttcattctcatgtattgaggtccctgggcatacagtctgaggtggTAGGTGGGGAGTTtaatgtctggtgtacaaaaatataataatcttattTATGTATAAGGAcagcaaaattaatatttttagttttctaaataatggtcgacatggttctttgtggtttgcagtgcacatatttcgtattacttttctctgtatttttagtatctgcaCCATGTTTGGCAAGTTATCCcaaaaaaacaataccatacctaataatggattcgaAGTAGCTCATATATTctacttttcatgtgtccatgtcagttgcagtttataatatttgcactgcaaaagcaaagctgctcagtttgtttgccaggtgttcaatgtgtgcctgccagctcaaatttttatctacatttaaacctaagaatttgactgagtcaattTCTTTTATACCTTGATTGTTGTgcacaatcttaatctgctcacattttgactgtttggttttgaactgcatcatGTGAGCCTTAGATATGCAGACAGTTACGGTAACTGAAGAGCATTACTTGAACATTTCGGTAGCTGAATTAAGAAGACAGCTTCAAAATCTTAAATTAATGTGGTCCCAACCAGATGGGGTAT
It includes:
- the LOC126253372 gene encoding inactive selenide, water dikinase-like protein; the encoded protein is MAELQGPAVSQDALSVAQLELGGNPNAFALRRPFDPVAHELDATFRLTRFADLKGUGCKAPQEVLWKLLEGLQQDDNNAQDEHAHFMHMHIPRIGIGMDSSVTPLRHGGLCLVQTTDFFYPLVDDPYMMGKIACANVLSDLYAMGVTECDNMLMLLGVSTKMTEKERDVVIPLIMRGFKDSAWEAGTTVTGGQTVVNPWCTIGGVATSVCQPNEYIVPDNAVVGDVLVLTKPLGTQVAVNAHQWLEQPERWNRIKLVVSEDDVRKAYQRSMDSMARLNRIAARLMHKYNAHGATDVTGFGLLGHAQNLARHQKNEVSFVIHNLPVIAKMAAVAKACGNMFQLLQGHSPETSGGLLICLPREQAAAYCKDIEKQEGYQAWIIGIVEKGNRSARIIDKPRIIEVPAKEKDGELW